From the Anas platyrhynchos isolate ZD024472 breed Pekin duck chromosome 27, IASCAAS_PekinDuck_T2T, whole genome shotgun sequence genome, one window contains:
- the RPL10A gene encoding large ribosomal subunit protein uL1 encodes MSSKVSRDTLYEAVKEVLQGSKTKKRKFVETVELQISLKNYDPQKDKRFSGTVRLKSTPRPKFSVCLLGDQQHCDEAKAVDIPHMDIEALKKLNKNKKLVKKLAKKYDAFLASESLIKQIPRILGPGLNKAGKFPSLLTHNENLVAKVDEVKSTIKFQMKKVLCLAVAVGHVKMTEDELVYNIHLAINFLVSLLKKNWQNVRALYIKSTMGKPQRLY; translated from the exons ATGAG CAGCAAAGTGTCCCGCGACACCCTGTACGAGGCGGTgaaggaggtgctgcagggcagcaagacCAAGAAGCGCAA gtTCGTGGAGACGGTGGAGCTGCAGATCAGCCTGAAGAACTACGACCCGCAGAAAGACAAACGCTTCTCCGGCACCGTCAG GCTGAAATCAACCCCCCGGCCCAAGTTCTCGGTGTGCTTGCTGGGGGATCAGCAGCACTGCGATGAGGCCAAGGCTGTCGACATCCCGCACATGGACATAGAGGCTCTGAAGAAActcaacaagaacaagaagttGGTGAAGAAGCTTG CCAAGAAGTACGATGCCTTCCTGGCCTCCGAGTCCTTGATCAAGCAAATCCCTCGAATCCTGGGTCCAGGCCTGAACAAAGCTGGCAAATTCCCTTCTCTCCTCACTCACAATGAGAACCTGGTGGCCAAGGTGGACGAGGTCAAATCCACCATCAAGTTTCAGATgaagaag GTGCTCTGTCTGGCCGTGGCCGTGGGTCACGTGAAGATGACGGAGGACGAACTCGTCTACAACATCCACCTGGCCATCAACTTCCTGGTGTCCTTGCTGAAGAAGAACTGGCAGAACGTGCGTGCCCTGTACATCAAGAGCACCATGGGGAAGCCCCAGCGCCTGTACTGA